In one Neobacillus sp. WH10 genomic region, the following are encoded:
- a CDS encoding LacI family DNA-binding transcriptional regulator, translated as MTNINEIAKMAGVSVTTVSRVLNNYKYVSEEKRAIVLKVIDEMNYTPNKNAVDLIRGETRMIGVIIPYNNNQAFDQMLHGVLNQSVEKDYSITVLPTKYNKDKEIEYLSMLKNKLLDGIIITSRSNNWESIIPYTNYGSVVSCEYTNHPEIGCSYIDRYASYLDAFKYLKEKGHSKVAFTTVRGMESMSTSQLITAYKEVFGELQTEFYLSDCSSFKDGYNAGKKLLSQKTRPTAIYANGDEVAGGMYQYAQSINMRVPDDLAIIGQENQPIGIGMGISSVDHQLIKVGEQAFDLVINKSRQKIEIPYRIIERSSI; from the coding sequence ATGACAAATATTAACGAAATCGCTAAGATGGCCGGTGTGTCAGTGACGACCGTATCAAGAGTTTTAAACAACTATAAATATGTATCTGAAGAAAAAAGAGCCATCGTTCTGAAAGTTATTGATGAAATGAATTATACCCCTAATAAAAATGCGGTCGATTTAATTCGTGGAGAGACAAGAATGATTGGCGTCATCATTCCATATAACAACAATCAAGCGTTCGATCAAATGTTACATGGGGTGCTTAATCAATCTGTTGAGAAGGATTATTCCATTACTGTTCTCCCAACTAAATACAATAAAGATAAAGAGATAGAGTATCTTTCAATGCTGAAAAATAAATTGCTCGATGGAATAATCATCACGTCAAGGTCAAATAATTGGGAGTCGATAATCCCCTATACTAATTATGGTTCAGTCGTTTCATGTGAATATACGAATCATCCGGAGATAGGATGCTCCTATATAGATAGATACGCCTCGTATCTTGATGCTTTTAAATACCTTAAAGAAAAAGGACATAGTAAAGTAGCCTTTACAACTGTTAGAGGAATGGAAAGCATGAGTACAAGTCAACTTATTACAGCTTATAAAGAAGTATTTGGAGAACTTCAAACCGAGTTTTATCTATCAGATTGTTCTAGTTTTAAGGATGGATATAATGCCGGAAAGAAGCTGTTGAGTCAAAAAACAAGACCAACGGCAATATATGCAAATGGGGATGAAGTGGCTGGCGGGATGTATCAGTATGCTCAATCTATCAATATGAGAGTACCCGATGATTTAGCTATCATAGGACAAGAAAACCAACCCATTGGTATTGGAATGGGGATTTCTTCGGTAGATCATCAATTAATTAAGGTTGGTGAACAAGCTTTTGATCTTGTCATTAACAAATCTAGACAAAAAATTGAAATACCTTATAGAATTATCGAACGTTCATCCATTTAG
- a CDS encoding zinc ribbon domain-containing protein YjdM has protein sequence MSNLPNCPKCHSAYTYEDGNLFICPECGYEWTEEMDNSNDNKSVNDANGNILNDGDTVTVIKDLKVKGSSSVLKQGTKVKNIRLVDGDHNIDCKIEGFGAMKLKSEFVKKA, from the coding sequence ATGAGTAACTTGCCTAATTGTCCAAAATGTCATTCAGCATATACTTATGAGGATGGAAATCTTTTTATTTGCCCAGAATGTGGTTATGAGTGGACTGAGGAAATGGACAATAGTAATGATAATAAGTCGGTTAATGATGCAAATGGAAATATATTAAACGACGGTGATACTGTCACAGTCATCAAAGACCTTAAGGTAAAAGGAAGTTCATCGGTTTTAAAACAAGGTACTAAAGTAAAAAATATACGCTTGGTTGATGGAGACCATAATATCGATTGCAAAATTGAAGGTTTTGGAGCAATGAAATTAAAATCGGAATTTGTTAAAAAAGCATAA
- a CDS encoding HAD family hydrolase: MYSTFIFDLDGTIIDSELIGLTALQATLKEQGIEKDLDELRFSLGIPGLTTLEILNIADIPTTLESWLEKEKPLMKNVPIFEGIIDVINGLPKAGIVTSKTAEEMNHSFYLLNIDHHFHSVVCASDTEKRKPNPDPLELALKMLGCKADEAIYIGDSIYDMQCANAAGVDFGLALWGARTTSGFENAKYIFENPKDILNLINN, translated from the coding sequence ATGTATAGTACGTTTATTTTTGATTTAGATGGGACGATTATCGATTCTGAGTTGATTGGGCTTACAGCATTACAAGCAACATTAAAGGAACAAGGAATTGAAAAAGATTTAGATGAACTCCGTTTTTCACTCGGTATTCCCGGTCTGACTACATTAGAAATATTAAATATTGCTGATATTCCAACCACACTTGAATCATGGCTAGAGAAGGAAAAACCCTTAATGAAAAATGTTCCTATATTTGAAGGAATTATTGACGTGATTAATGGGCTTCCTAAAGCCGGTATTGTAACCTCTAAAACTGCTGAAGAAATGAACCATAGCTTTTATTTATTAAATATCGATCATCATTTTCACTCGGTCGTTTGTGCGAGTGATACAGAAAAACGTAAGCCTAATCCGGATCCATTAGAACTAGCACTGAAGATGTTAGGCTGTAAAGCGGATGAAGCTATTTATATAGGTGATTCAATATACGATATGCAATGTGCAAACGCAGCTGGTGTAGATTTTGGTCTAGCTTTATGGGGGGCACGAACTACATCAGGATTTGAAAATGCAAAGTATATTTTTGAAAATCCTAAAGATATTCTCAATCTGATTAATAATTAG
- the yjeM gene encoding glutamate/gamma-aminobutyrate family transporter YjeM, which produces MSNTNITRKLTLVSLVLMIFTSVYGFNNIPRSFYKMGYAAIPWYIFSAITFFVPFALMVAEFGSAFKEEKGGIYSWMEKSIGPKFAFIGTFMWYFSYITWMVNVASGMWVPVSNAIFGQDTTQSWTLFNLRGPQVLGVLGIVWILIVTYTSTKGLDKIKKVTSLGGTAVLLLNVFLWVGAIAVLIGNHGYLAQPITGLHSFTQTPNPKYAGDIIASLAFVVYALFAYGGLEAVGGLVDVTENPEKTFPKGILLSAAIISVGYSIGILLIGIFTNWASVMGIANVNLGNASYIVMANLGYSIGTAFGASHATATALGFGVARYIGLSMFLALSGAFFTLMFSPLKQMIEGTPKRLWPGKIGETKNGLPVNAMWFQAAIVCVMIALIAFGGSTMSAFFNILVSMTNVAMTIPYVFIALAFPYFKKKVEINKPFIVYKTQLSANFWTCIVVLTVGLANFFSIVQPALEGDMQTTIWSVAGPVIFSVVAWLMYRKYEKIHDIEKQKQKNIR; this is translated from the coding sequence GTGTCAAACACAAACATAACCAGAAAGCTGACTTTAGTATCCCTAGTATTAATGATTTTTACTTCTGTTTATGGATTCAACAACATTCCAAGATCATTTTATAAGATGGGTTATGCCGCTATTCCTTGGTACATATTTTCAGCCATAACCTTCTTTGTTCCTTTTGCATTAATGGTAGCTGAATTTGGTTCCGCCTTTAAAGAGGAAAAGGGAGGTATCTACTCATGGATGGAAAAATCCATCGGTCCAAAATTTGCATTTATAGGAACGTTCATGTGGTATTTTTCTTATATAACTTGGATGGTTAATGTCGCATCCGGTATGTGGGTTCCGGTGTCAAATGCTATCTTTGGACAAGATACAACACAAAGCTGGACTTTATTTAATCTTCGAGGACCTCAGGTTCTGGGGGTTTTAGGAATTGTATGGATTCTTATAGTAACCTATACATCAACAAAGGGTCTAGATAAGATTAAGAAAGTAACCTCTTTAGGTGGTACTGCAGTCTTGTTATTGAATGTATTTCTTTGGGTTGGTGCAATAGCAGTACTTATAGGTAATCATGGATATTTGGCACAGCCGATTACAGGGTTACATTCATTTACTCAAACACCAAATCCTAAATATGCAGGAGATATTATTGCTTCGTTAGCCTTTGTAGTATATGCCCTCTTCGCTTATGGCGGACTTGAAGCAGTAGGCGGTTTAGTAGATGTAACAGAAAATCCAGAAAAAACGTTTCCGAAAGGAATTCTTTTATCTGCAGCCATAATCTCTGTAGGGTATTCAATAGGAATACTATTAATTGGAATATTCACAAACTGGGCATCTGTAATGGGTATAGCGAATGTTAACCTGGGAAACGCTAGTTATATAGTTATGGCCAATTTAGGCTACTCAATAGGTACCGCTTTTGGAGCAAGCCATGCTACAGCTACGGCTTTGGGATTTGGGGTTGCAAGATACATTGGACTTTCAATGTTCCTGGCACTGTCCGGTGCGTTCTTTACCTTGATGTTTTCACCGTTAAAGCAGATGATTGAAGGAACGCCTAAGAGATTGTGGCCTGGAAAAATCGGTGAAACAAAGAATGGGCTGCCTGTTAATGCTATGTGGTTTCAAGCTGCTATTGTTTGTGTAATGATCGCACTAATCGCTTTCGGTGGAAGCACAATGTCCGCATTCTTTAACATACTCGTTTCGATGACTAACGTGGCTATGACAATACCGTATGTATTTATAGCACTTGCATTCCCGTATTTTAAGAAAAAAGTGGAAATCAATAAGCCGTTTATTGTATATAAAACGCAATTGAGCGCAAATTTTTGGACATGTATTGTAGTTCTAACAGTTGGACTTGCAAATTTCTTCAGTATCGTACAGCCAGCTTTAGAAGGGGATATGCAAACAACCATTTGGAGTGTGGCTGGACCCGTTATTTTCTCAGTTGTTGCATGGTTGATGTATAGAAAATATGAAAAAATACATGATATTGAAAAGCAGAAACAAAAGAATATAAGATAG